The genomic stretch catatttacatcatttaaataaataaaaaatacaataatgtaactGGATATATCTGTATTTGTCAccattccttttctttttagctgAGGTTTGTAAATGATCCTTCTCAGGCATTCCCCATTTCATGGtgtcctttcttttttattattattattattatgatgtattttgttttctgattgtgtaataCTGGCTGGTTGGTGGGTGGCTAGGCTTGGGGGAGCATgaagtgtgtttaaatgtttggtattatgttttggatttacctttttgattttgattttgtattatgatgattcattttatgttttgtaaggagccccttgaaaatgagatgatgcatctcaaggggctatccttgAAATACAATTACAAAAGTTGTCGCTTTCGGGCCATTGCAGGAGTTTCAACAGCCTTGCGGATGTGCTACAGGGGATACGGTTACCCTCTGACCCTGTTCCTGGAGGAGGGTGGTGTTGTGACTGTGTGCAAAATTAACACGCAAGAACCAGAAGAGCCCATTGATTTTGAGTTCTGCAGCAGCAACGTTACAAACAAGGTGAACTTCTACGAGTTCATATCATGTAACCTATATATGACAGTCCCTGCAACTGGTTGATTTGATCGCTACTCCTATACCTCTTGTTCCTCTTGAAGGTGATCCTGCTGTCAGAGAGTCTGAAGGAGGCCTTCTCTGAACTGGACATGACCAGTGAGGTTCTACAGATCACCATGTCCCCCAGCCAGCCATACTTCAGGTGTGAACATCCGTTTATCAACCATACATAAGTTGCAAATCTATCAAGTTGCAAGAAGTATTTTCTTATAACCAATGTTGCTGACTGCGGTCTTGTCTTTGGTTTTATCTGCTCCTCAGATTGTCTACATTTGGGAATTCTGGAAATGCCCATTACGATTACCCCAAAGACTCTGACATGATGGAGCTGTTTAaatgcacaaagacacaaaccaACAGGTTAGCACAGACAGAATAAACTAACCTGTAAGGACCCTGAGCTTGACGAGGGGTGTGCCCgacattaagacaaaaataacaaaaacacgGCAGAGACAAAGTGAAATTAGTGGGTTAATTAATAAAAAGGTACTTATCTTTCCACAAATTCTTAACTGCTTTGGGTAACTGAGTTAATTATCTTAAACTTTAGATATGTTAATTAAGAGAATGTCTCATGTTCGGCATTAATTATTTTCCAAACCACTCTCATTTTAAAGTCCTTGCTGCTGACTCACCAAATGTCCTGTGTTTCATGTTGTAATatctgcagtgaaaaaaaaaagtaaatttacAACTCTCTAGAAATAGCTTGTTGGATTATAATGTTGAACTCTATTCCGTCACACTCAGTATTTGTCTTATTCTTCCAGTATCATCTTTTattaaagcccccccccctccccctttcatTCTGACAGGTACAAGATGTCCCTACTGAAGCCGTCCACCAAAGCTCTGGCTCTATCCTGTAAAGTCTCTGTGAGGACAGACAGCAGGGGattcctctctctgcagtacCTGGTCAGGAATGATGATGGACAGATCTGCTTTGTAGAATACTATTGTTGCCCTGacgaggaggtggaggaggagtgatTCGACTCCACTTCCATTCAAGCAGTGTAACTCCAGTGGAGCCTGTTTGCTttaaatgagaagaaaaaaaaagtctgccaGAGGAGGCAGCATGGCCGGTGGGGTTGCCTGAGGAAAACAGAGAGCTGGACCTCGGGCAGAATGGACACAGTTGAAGGGTTGTGTGATGATCAGTCACCAAACATTCAGATTCGTTTTGAGCAGATCCTCTGAATGTGTGGAAGTTAATGCCCCCCTCCCTGGTCTTATGCACCTGGGTGAATGACTGTCATACTGACTTAAACATTGCAGACTGATGTATAAATTGATAATACATAGTTCCTATAAGATGTATTTACCCAGAAGACCTTGCGCAGGTGTTTCATAAAACATTCTGGGTGTACAAATCTGTTAAATGCTGTTATTGATCTCATTTCTGGTTAGTTcctgcctcctttttttttctgtagactCATGCAGGTTGCTGTTAAGACAACCAATAGAAAAGATATTTAGACTTCTGCTCTCTACAGGATATCAGTTCATCAGTAGGACTTCACATTTCTTACTGTATATGTTGACACCTTTGTTATTCAGAAAACACCAGATGATAGTGACAGTATGTTTGAATTGTTTAATTTCCATGATATATATAAAACTACTGTAGTTACACAACAGCAATAAACACGTTCTTCTTACATTGACGgaaaattcttaaaaaaaaaaaaagagacatttttgaaaGGTGTAGTCTTGTATAAGCGCTGACTTTTTTGGTCAACACTTTACACAAGAGTCCTGAATTAAAGAACCTTTTAGAAATATTGTGGAACAttaaacacaacaataacaTATTACAGTTTGTGGCATTTCCAAATCTGTTAATTAGGGGGATGACATGAAATACAAAGTCTCTTGACTGAACTGCACTGTTGCACACACAGATTTCCTTGAGACAACTTTGGATGAAGGTCGTAGTTAGCCATTCATTCAGTTTAATCCAGTCCATCCCATCTACCTCCGTGCCATCCTTTGTCTTTTGaaagctttgtgtttgttcttcttcaCCACTTTGGGCTCAGGTGCCTCTGTCTGAATGTGAACAGGCTTGTCCTCTGCCGGTGTTAAGAAGACGTCGGCTGTAACGTCTGTGGTCACGTCCTCCTTCGCCTCAGTCCTCTTCAttttctgcagctccttcacCATCTGCTTCTCTCGCACTCTGGCTGCGGCTGCCAGTCGAATCTCTCGCCGGTGCTGCAGgtgtgtgaaaagaaaaaggggacTGAATCGTGTGCTTGATACAATGTGTGTACACTTCATGAATTTTGCCGTAAACTTAACATTTGTACAACCTAAACTAGCTAGCACTGTTCTTTACCATGTTGGGAGATTTGAATTTTGGGTTTTCGAAGAGCGTAGATCCGCCAAAGCTCCCCCGAAACACCTTGATGAGGTTGAGAACAAAGCGTGGGCCGATCTCTACAAGAGAGGCGTCCTCTTCAATGATCTGCAAGTGACACGATTTTTGCAAACAGGAACAGTTAAATCTcgattaaataaacaaaagacaTAGGCAAGAATGCTTTAGACAAAACCTTACCTGGTAGTTTCTAAACCATATCCTGTCGTCTGCAATACTGAACGTGTACACGTGGTCCACAAAAGGCTGACTCTTTGGGTGGTAGTGTGGAGTGGCAAATGTCTGCAACCACAAAACATTATTGCGTCTTTAATTTCATAATGTAGATATCAGCCTATTCTGTTTTTCCACAACACACTTTGTTACATTCACTGCTGGATCCAAACGTTGAGTGTTGACACTTTCTAAGTCATTGTCAAAGTTTAGTGTCTTGTTACTTGAAATACTGACCTGGGTGAAGAGCTCCTTCAGTAAAGCATAGTGGGGCTCCTTGTCAAATTTCTGTGGGAGACAAAATAGTAGAGACAAAGGATATCAGGCCTTGTTCAGTTTCTAACTAAGCTGATCAGACGttaacatacatacatatgctGACTTCAGCAAGAGAATACAAAGCTGTTAATAGCTGATACAAGTGAGGGAAATCATGCAGAGAGTGGGGAAAACTGCTGCTTTTGGTTCAAATACTTGAAACATCAAGaacaaattgttttgttttcaggactGTCAGAACCGCAGAACTTTTATAATCTAGTAAAGCAACAGATGTTGTAAAAAATGAAAGGATTTCTCAACTTACGTATAACATTTCAGTCAAATTCCATTAGGTTTAATGATATCAAATAAGGAtttggaaatcttttttttccactttttgaataAGCACATAATTACAATACATGCCAGTGTTACTCACAGGATCGAATGAGAGCAGCGGCCTGGATCCTTTGAGGCAGTTTCCTGTCATCTTCAGTTCAGCCAATGTATGAACTGTGGAGAAAACAATCAGTTATCCAAAAAAGGCACACGGTGACAGATGTTGCATGCTACAGTTCAGGACTGTACAATAAAAAGAGAAGATGCTCACTGTTCTGAACCAGAAACTTTGCTGAAGGTCCATGAGGGCTGTTGGAAATCCTGCgagtcaaaaaagaaaatggttttactttaaatgttttgttatttggAAAAAGCCAAGATCatttcacagaagaaaaaaaaacaacctaccACATGTAGAGGTCCTGCTTCTTCTTTGCCTCAAAAAACAGGCATTTGTTgcagttttttatttcacacaccTGAGGGGAAACTGTCTACCATTAGCACTGC from Labrus bergylta chromosome 17, fLabBer1.1, whole genome shotgun sequence encodes the following:
- the rad1 gene encoding cell cycle checkpoint protein RAD1; translation: MPLLTQSQADDEEYVLVASLDNARNLSNILKAITFKDHAIFSATPTGLRVTVEDSKCLQANAFIQAEIFQEYTIKEDLVGFQVNLTVLLDCLNIFGGSTVPGVSTALRMCYRGYGYPLTLFLEEGGVVTVCKINTQEPEEPIDFEFCSSNVTNKVILLSESLKEAFSELDMTSEVLQITMSPSQPYFRLSTFGNSGNAHYDYPKDSDMMELFKCTKTQTNRYKMSLLKPSTKALALSCKVSVRTDSRGFLSLQYLVRNDDGQICFVEYYCCPDEEVEEE
- the bxdc2 gene encoding ribosome biogenesis protein BRX1 homolog: MSAFKRKRGGKSNDKKAKKVKFVAGGEETREQAEQEKKNEVTIPPPVSMGRWTNKERVLIFSSRGINFRTRHLMQDLRTMMPHSKADTKMDRKDKLFVVNEVCEIKNCNKCLFFEAKKKQDLYMWISNSPHGPSAKFLVQNIHTLAELKMTGNCLKGSRPLLSFDPKFDKEPHYALLKELFTQTFATPHYHPKSQPFVDHVYTFSIADDRIWFRNYQIIEEDASLVEIGPRFVLNLIKVFRGSFGGSTLFENPKFKSPNMHRREIRLAAAARVREKQMVKELQKMKRTEAKEDVTTDVTADVFLTPAEDKPVHIQTEAPEPKVVKKNKHKAFKRQRMARR